One genomic window of Deinococcus aetherius includes the following:
- a CDS encoding ABC transporter permease — translation MISPTWFLRSAPLRRSLALIFVLAFGAFLLLPLWTLLLWAVAERWNFPGLVPQQFGLRWWTWVFQNADVSKAAFWSFTTAPTVTLLAALICLPAAYAFARFEFPLKRPFYVALLAANAFPRIGLYIAIAAFFFRFGLIGTFWGVVLVQLMNTLVVMTWIPAAAFAAVPREMEEAARDVGASPLQVFFTVTLPIALPGILVALILTFLGSLDEAQATLIVGAPDVTTLPVLMYTLVSSYPEPVGAVFSVLLAAPSVILLVVARRYLLAGYLAAGFKGG, via the coding sequence GTGATCTCGCCCACGTGGTTCCTGCGCTCGGCGCCGCTGCGGCGGTCGCTCGCCCTGATCTTCGTCCTCGCCTTCGGGGCCTTCCTGCTGCTGCCGCTGTGGACGCTCCTGCTGTGGGCGGTCGCGGAGCGGTGGAACTTCCCGGGGCTTGTGCCCCAGCAGTTCGGGCTGAGGTGGTGGACCTGGGTGTTCCAGAACGCGGACGTGTCGAAGGCGGCCTTCTGGAGCTTTACCACTGCGCCGACCGTCACGCTCCTCGCGGCCCTGATCTGCCTGCCCGCCGCGTACGCCTTCGCGCGCTTCGAGTTTCCGCTCAAGCGGCCCTTCTACGTGGCTTTGCTCGCCGCGAACGCCTTTCCCCGCATCGGGCTGTACATCGCCATCGCGGCCTTCTTCTTCCGCTTCGGCCTGATCGGGACCTTCTGGGGCGTCGTGCTCGTGCAGCTCATGAATACCCTGGTGGTGATGACCTGGATTCCGGCGGCGGCCTTTGCCGCCGTGCCGCGTGAGATGGAGGAGGCGGCGCGCGACGTGGGCGCCTCGCCGCTGCAGGTCTTTTTCACGGTGACGCTGCCCATTGCGCTCCCCGGCATCCTGGTCGCGCTGATCCTGACCTTCCTGGGCTCGCTCGACGAGGCGCAGGCGACCCTGATCGTGGGCGCGCCCGACGTGACGACCCTGCCGGTGCTGATGTACACGCTGGTATCGAGCTACCCCGAGCCGGTGGGGGCGGTCTTCAGCGTGCTGCTGGCCGCGCCGTCGGTGATTCTGCTCGTCGTGGCGCGGCGCTACCTGCTCGCGGGCTACCTCGCGGCGGGCTTCAAGGGAGGCTGA